A single Actinomycetes bacterium DNA region contains:
- a CDS encoding sucrase ferredoxin, with product MASRARVDPLAGTAPPIERYLLVEHPGPWGASAHPTQDLPRPQGDALRAAAARLGARLLLIRRPGRQSRPDQLRWGYADARLATLRWGTCSDLTSASFDPEEATPGEAAYLVCTQGRHDRCCAIDGRPVAAALARLRPEQTWECTHVGGDRFAANVVVLPHGLAYGRVGPDDAAELVAAYEAGRLVPRLLRGRTTGPPALQYVAAQIRRLTGSAGVDDVEPLEVARSGPDAWRVVLRVRGQAYESHVRETHSVVATPLTCAGVGPGTQRGFETLALDRVPEPRAGR from the coding sequence GTGGCCAGCCGGGCCCGGGTCGACCCGCTCGCCGGCACCGCGCCCCCGATCGAGCGCTACCTGCTGGTCGAGCACCCGGGCCCGTGGGGTGCGTCCGCGCATCCGACCCAGGACCTGCCCCGGCCCCAGGGCGACGCGCTGCGCGCCGCGGCGGCGCGGCTCGGCGCCCGGCTCCTGCTCATCCGTCGCCCCGGACGGCAGTCCCGGCCCGACCAACTGCGGTGGGGGTACGCCGACGCGCGCCTGGCCACGCTGCGGTGGGGGACCTGCTCCGACCTCACCAGCGCGAGCTTCGACCCCGAGGAGGCGACGCCGGGCGAGGCGGCGTACCTCGTGTGCACCCAGGGTCGCCACGACCGCTGCTGCGCCATCGACGGCCGGCCGGTGGCGGCCGCCCTCGCGCGGCTGCGCCCGGAGCAGACCTGGGAGTGCACGCACGTCGGCGGCGACCGATTCGCCGCCAACGTCGTCGTCCTGCCGCACGGTCTGGCCTACGGGCGGGTCGGCCCGGACGACGCCGCCGAGCTCGTGGCGGCGTACGAGGCCGGTCGGCTCGTCCCCCGCCTGCTGCGGGGACGGACGACGGGACCACCGGCCCTGCAGTACGTCGCCGCGCAGATCCGCCGGCTGACCGGCAGCGCCGGCGTGGACGACGTCGAGCCGCTCGAGGTGGCCCGCAGCGGGCCGGACGCCTGGCGGGTGGTGCTGCGCGTGCGGGGGCAGGCCTACGAGTCGCACGTACGCGAGACCCACTCCGTCGTCGCGACCCCGCTCACCTGCGCCGGGGTCGGGCCGGGGACTCAACGCGGCTTCGAGACCTTGGCCCTCGACCGCGTCCCCGAACCCCGTGCCGGCCGCTGA